The Apodemus sylvaticus chromosome 4, mApoSyl1.1, whole genome shotgun sequence nucleotide sequence CGGCGAACAAGCCCTCGGCTTTACGACACCTGCTGTACCCTCAATTTGTGTTTAACTGAGTAAATGTGTATCATTATTTCCTGAAAGATTCCAAATACCAACTAGTTTTGCTCCATTATTTCCATGAGTCAATTCATGGAATAAAATATCCCAAATTTTGGTTACAAACAATGGTGTGTGTGGAATCCCAGCtgcttgggaggccgaggcagaagtgcacattcaaggccagcctggacaatcAAGGTAAACTACGTCTCCAaacaagagcaagaacaagaaaattaaacagaACACAGCAACCACaaagtgagatagctcagtggttaagagcacacgctgctcttgcagaggattcaaAATTCACTTCCAGCACCTATGCCAGGCAGCTCCCAgaaacctgtaactccagttccgggggctcctgcgccctcttctggactccatgggcacCTACTCTCACACATaagcatacctacacacacacacacacaccactaaaaagaaaaattgttttgAGTCTTTCATTGGGAAAACATGGTCAAAACAGCCACCTTTACCGCTGTGTAATAGTCGTCCCAGACAGTGGAATAGGTGTGGATCTCAGACAGCACACATCTGTGCCCTCCTAGGTGACCTCCCAATGTCGTTCTCTGTGGGGCCACAGTGAGACTCCACCAAGAGCCTCTTGATGAGCGAAACATCACGGCATCATTTACAGACAGTACATAACCCTGCACAGTGCCTCCACGCAATCCCGGCTCCTCGAAGACACTCGTAACTGTGGGAAATGATACAAAATTGACAAACAATGCCCTAGCCCTTTAGAGGCCAAAGCTGGCTTTTTTATTTACTAAATGTGTTTTGAGGTAATTACACGCATGTACACAGCACATGCTGACCACTCTCACCCCTGCCTCCCTAGCATCTTCCCCAacacccctcctccccacaaATCTCTCCCTCCTGTTCTTGACTATCCCTTCTGTTTTGTGGCCTGCTTAGATGAGCCAGGGCTGTCCATATGGCCATGGGTTTGGTGCACCTGGAGGAGCCTGGGGAGCTCAGCAGAGGGTATACAACAGAGAAACAGGTCTCTCCTCTATCGGTAGCCAATAGTTCAGGGGTGAGGCATAGAACTCCaatagctcctcctccttccgtGACTGACAGTTGATAGGGACAGTCTTATGAGGGCCCAGTGAAGGCAGCTACAGTTGCTGAGCGTTTAATAATGACAGAAGTTGTATTGCATCGAAAGAAAGGCGGTTTATAGTCCTTTACTGTAGCTTCTGGTTCACACACTTCTGGTCCTCTTTCCAGTGTTCTTCGAGTCTTAGGGAGGCGATATCTTTGTCTTGTTTAGGCTGACGACTGTTGTTTATTCTAAGCATCTTGGGACACCACGGGTCTCTACATTCACCAGTACTTACTTGGAGAGGCTTCTCTAGGTCTATGGTCAGAAGCCTAGATgtatttagaaagcagtttgCTGCCTTTGTCAATTTACGTAAACATCAGTAATAAGTTCCCCATTGGGGCTGGCCGTCTCCCTAGACCTCAGTTTAACTGGGCTTAAAGTACCAAGAATGGATTGTTCCCCACCACCAGCACAACACCCCCATCAGAAGGCATTTGGTTGTCCCCGGCACAGCCAAGCCACTGTTGCACAGGTGAGAGCAAACTTGTTTTGCTCAGCAGGTGGAACTTTTGTTTCATCGGATTCAGTCTGGGCAAGGTCAACTATGGTCTGTCTCCTACAGCATCCCGCTGAGCACCCTCCTGTGCATTGATTGATAGCCAACATGCAAACAATTCTAGCTCAGTGCCCACCTGTTCTCTCCCTACCTTACAACCAATGGTGTTGTCTGTAGTGAAAATGTAGGCTCTAGTACTGGTGGGCAGCCAAGAGCAATAGCAAGAGCCTGTGttgttggtgggggggggggcttctggTGTTTCCTTGACTCTGGGGCATAGCATATATGTCACACCTGAGGCATGTACCTCACACCTGGGGCATGTACCTCACACTTGAGGCATGGATCTCACACCTGAGGCACGTATCTCACACACGGGGCATGTATCTCACACCTGGGACACGTATCTCACACCTGGGGCATGTATCTCACACCTGGGGCATGTACCTCACACCTGGGGCATAGATATCACACCTGAGGCATGTATCTCACACCTGGGGCATGGATCTCACACCTGGGGCATGTACCTCACACCTGAGGCATGTATCTCACACCTGGGGCATGGATCTCACACCTGGGGCATGTACCTCACACCTGAGGCATGTACCTCACACCTGGGGCATGTACCTCACACCTGGGGCATGTACCTCACACCTGAGGCAAGTATCTCACCCTTGGGGCATATATCGCACACCTGGAGCATGTATCTCACACCTGGGGCATGGATATCACACCTGAGGCATGTACCTCACACCCGGGGCATGTATCTCACATCTGGGGCATGTACCTCACACCTGAGACATGGCTCTTACACCTGGAGCATGTACCTCACACTTGGGGCACATACCTCACACCTGGGGCATGTACCTCACACCTGGGGCATGTACCTCACACCTGAGGCATGGATCTTACACCTGGAGCATGTACCTCACACTTGGGGCACGTACCTCACACCTGGGGCATGTACCTCACACCTGGGGCATGGATCTCACACCTGAGGCACATATCTCACACCCGGGGCACATATCTCACACCTGAGACAGAATATATTCAGCACTCCTCTGTTTCTAGGACCAGAGTAGTCAGGGAGGCTGCATGCTAAAAATGTTGCATCATGAGATCAAACCCCAATGGAGGATGAAATGTCACCCTTTGAAGGGAACCCATCACTCTCTTTCTGTCTAACTTGAGGCACAAGGTCACACAGGGGTCACATCTTACTCTCCCTACATCACCAAGAGTCTCCAGGACAATGACTTCAAGGCCTGGGAGTATACCCCTACACacctgtcctctgcaagaaacCAAAGATTTCCTGTCGTAGAGGACCGGTCTGTAGCTGAGAGAACCGCGTAGAGCCTGCAGAAGCCCAGCTAAGCTTTCCCACGTcagcttcccccctcctcccctggtGCCCAGCAcagctctcccattctctctctcccattgTTTTCCAAACATCCCTCCCTTCATAAAAGCTGTCTGGCTGGGAGCTTAAAATATTGCTGGACAGTAAAACCTACCCATCAGGACCGATCCAGTCATATCTGCTCAGTCGTGCAGCACATTAGGGGCGGGGTAGAGAAGAGGGAGGTGGGCTTTTAGGTGGCAAAGGAAAGACACCAAAGTTGCCATTTTACTGCTGAGCAGCAAGAGAGAAAGACTGCACCAGTTTCTCCGCGGGACACCACTCAGACGGCAAGTTTTCTTTGGGTGGCCTTAGACTATAACCTTCCCTTCACTTCTTTCCCAGCACGATCAGAGCCATCCACAGCTCTCCCACTAGAAACATAGCTTCCTCTAAGACGAAAAAGTTGTCACCAAGGTCTATCATTGGGCTGAGATGGACGCACTTCAAGCTCAACCTTCAAAATCCTCTCCGAGTCCATCTAAGAGTTTACAGAGGTTTGGAAGGGGGAGCACTAGGAAGCGTTGGGTGAGAATAGAGTTGATCAGACTCCAGCTCTTGACTTCAGGTCTTCATGTCTTCAGAAGGAATGACCGTGCCTCCAGGAATCCAGGGGCACAGAAATGAGCAACTGAGttaccagggtttttttttttttgggggggggggttcattttgttatttgtttttcccACACGAAACtttgaggtgggaggggaggtgggaattGTTGAGAGCTATGGGTGGAAGGGTGGAAGGGAAGTCACAGGCTCAGGGTTTACAAAGTTAACGCAGTTAACTGGTAGAGCACAGAAATTATCTGTGCTCTTGCTGGGGCAGGTTCTGTGGTCTGTTGGCAAAAGCTGCTGCCTAGTGCTCTCCACCCAAGGATGGAGGCACACACACTCCCCATTACCAGTCAGAGTGGTGGGTGACCCACTGATGCTTCGAGAACCCTGTAAGCATGGGTGTTTACGTGGTTCTGAGCCTCTTCAaacccccaacaaggccacagtgcCCTAGAACTTCCCTTGGAGTTTGGAGTGGGGAAGACTGGGGCTCGTGTATGAGCTGGCCCCACTAGCTGGGACACTTTAGGAGACTCACATAACCTCTCTGCTGGTCCCTACCCGGTCATGGGGTAAATAATTCTCCATTCTCTGAGTCTCAAACTGTAGATCTGTCCATTTTAGCTCAAGGCAAAAATATCGTCAGCCTGTGACAGAAATACAGCTGCAACGATGGGAACAAGGAGGTGGCTTTCTACAAAGTTAAACATGTTCCATTCCAAGACTTGGCTTTATTCTGAGATCATGTTCTCTTTAAGTTTTGTGGTCTTAAAGACATGTCCCCCCCACCTTAATCAACTGAGGGTAAACGCAGACATTTAGTGAtctaacacatttattttttaaaataaggaattgGCAGCTGGGtgctgttgttgtgttttgtgctTGTTGTGTTTGGGAATCTGAACTCTCGCTATGAGAGCCATCTGCTCAGCCCCTGGCTTGTTGTGAGGACTGACAGGAGGCACATCAGTGTACATCACTGTTAGGAAAGCTAGGGACACTCTACTTAAGTTGTTGCTTCAGTTATCTCCTCTACCCACAATTCCTGAGAAGGAAGTTTCCAGGAACATACTGCAGGCCTGGGGCTGAGGCTTGACAACAAACTTCAGTTTATCTTCCACCTGTACTAGACTGGTCCACTCCATGTTCACAAGCAAAATGCAACAGAGCAGACGGCAGAAGTGGATGGTTCTTCTGCCTTAGCTTTCACCATGCTCCAGCTTGCTCCTGCTTAGGACCAGGTGACTTCCTGGTTAAggccagggctggggatgtaactcagccaggcagcacttgcctggcatgtctAGTTCAATCTTTATTaatggaggaaaaaaagacaaacacatacaaatttaaggagggccgggcagtggtgatgcacacctttaatcccagtacttgggaggcagaagcagagacaggtggatttatgagttcgaggtcagcctggtctactgagtgagttccaggatggccagggctacacagagaaaccctgtctcaaaaacaacaacaacaacaacaaaaaaaaaaaaaaaaacaaaaaaaaaaaaaaaacaaaaaaaaggaaaaatttaaggagaaggggcagaggctggagagatggttcagtggtaagaacacttgctgctcttccagacaacctggctttaattcccagcacacacttgGAAGCTCATAATCATGTGTATATtcagtcctaggggatctgatgacctcttcggGACGCGGCAGGCACCAGTGGTACACAGCTGTACACGCGGACAAAACACCTGCACAtaagtcatttttttcctttttcaaataatttctttaaatttaaaaggAGGAAGGCAGCAAGAGAGATCCTCAGGTCAGGTAAAGgtcctgccaccaagcctgtgaCCTGAGTATGATACCAGACACCCCCATGGTCGACGAGAACCTGTCTTCTGTCCCACACCTCCTCCGATTGCTCTCTTGCTGAGaactccttttcctttcccaatATTGACTATTCTGAAAATTCCtaattttgttggatattttctccAGCACATGTTCATATAAATTATCAATCGATTGAGATTAATTACTGGGTAATTATACTATCCAACTTACTGGACTGTTATCATTACCCTGTACAGACTTTTTTTCCTATATTGGTGACTGAAAAATCAGGATTTTTGTTAGGCTTACATATTAGAccctaagagcacttgttctatGTAAACAAATGCCTGGATATTATAATTGACTTAACGGGGACACTGTTCTCTGACTTACCTGCTTCTCTGTCAGGAGTTTGCTACCGTAATCCTCAAGGCTGGGGTGATTAAAGTATCAAGCAAATCCCACCTGTAAGATTTAAATGTGCttcttttctgaatgttttcttgGTATAATTCTTTTAATATCTAAGCATGTTCATTagtgttttattaaaacatttttcaacTATCTGGAAAAAAACTCACTCCCAaaagttctctgacctctacacaggcacacacatgcactaaataaatctaaaacatattttaataactTAACACACCCCAGCATTCTAACTCCTCTCTTCTTGACAGCAGATGTGGCCTGTTTCACTGCTGTGCTAGTAGAAAGATTTTAATACTAACTTACAGTTGCCTGTAACTTGACCCAAAACTGTTAGtagacataagaaaaaaattcaaagcctGAAACCAATCCTAATGTGGCAGGATGGGTGACAGAGGAAACGCTCTGCTCTGACTCTCCTTTAGCCATGACCTGGCTGTCAGTAAGGCCATGACTGTGTATCGTGACACTGAAGAGTCACTGGTCGAGTGACAAGTTTATATTCAGGATGTTTCACAAAACCAAGCCCCAGGTGTGGGAAGGCTTGGTTTTGCCTTTGATTCTGATTCATGAGAGCTGGTTTGGACCAtcttacctttttcttttctttccatttttccctCCTGGTTTGCATATCCTTGTAAattctccttttttattataaattttatgaaCTTGATTATGTTTATGTGTTCTTCCTCTCACTGCTGCTGTGTAGGAAGAATCCTGGGAGATCCCTGAATTTTGGtgataattgtctttactctggagtTGAGGGTTTTAGATCTTAAAGTCATTACTCTTGGCCCCATCCCAAGGCATCAGTGGAGGGCCCACACTATGGTGTTGCTTTGATCTACATTGTGATGGCTCCTGGAAGATAAAACCAAAAGCGACCCCAGAATGTCCTATTCTAAGACAGTCAGATTAAGAACATGGTAATAATAAGCTATCAAATCAGAAAGCTAGAGTTGAACTATTTGATAAGAAATGGGCCTTCCTGGATCTGTCTCGTGTGTGGGATTGACTCTTGGATTGACCACCCAATTGTGATAGTTCCCATTTATTTCTGGATGGTggccagaagaaacccagagaAGGGCTCTCCAACATGAGCCATTGCCTTGCTCTGAGGGCAGGCATGAGAGAGTGCACAGCTCCAGAGATAGTCAGCTCGGAGGGACAGCTGACCTAAAGTGATGTGGGAGGGTTGCTTTATCATAGTCCCAGATGAGTGGTCCAGTCTGTAACCCCCAGTCAACTCAGTCCTCTTTTCATCGGCCCCTGCTCTGCTAGAGGCATTATATAGTTTAATAGTGTTTTTCCCTACAGAACAAATTTCTAGCTGTATTTAAACAGCCACCTGTAAGAAACCCTGCAGCCTAGTCATCCTGTGGAACACTGAGTGTGCCCTAGTGGGCGTCCTGTAATGCAATCCCTCCTAAGGCACTTGCTCTGCTCTTGGGATTTAAAAgggtaataataaaaatatactgcCCTCAATTTGTAAAACTATTAAGAGGGTTTTCCAGCTCTCAAcctcagaaaaagaaagcataaatTAGGAGTGCACAAGTCAGAGAAATGTGTAGCCCACATCACAGGCAGTATTTCTTAATGGTTTGAGAATCCAACCTTTGGGATCAGGTACGGAACTGCTAGCGGTTAGCTGTCTGATCTTCGACCatccgtttagcctcaaaagccCGTTTTTTCACACACTGGAAACAAACCAACACATCTGTGTGTGCAGGAATTGGCTATACAGCAGTAACTACAACCGGCAGGTCTTTACCATCAGATAGCATATGGTCTAACAGGACTAAGATAAAACATCAAAGGGCTGTCCATAATGGCTGTCCAATAAATGTTCATTCTCTACCAAGTCTTTTCAAGTATGTGATCATTATGTAGCCCAAAGCAGCCCAAAGTAAGGCAGCTATTTACAATTTCATTCACATAAGAATGTTGCTGGGAACCAGGTACCCATAGTATATAGGATTACCTTCAGCATTACAATTCATGAATCTTCCATCAACGTATGGTCTTAATTTAAATTCATGTTACCACAGTTTTCTATTTCGGGTCTCAATAAATTGTAGGAGTTTTACAGATACTAATTCATGAATCCTTTCAAACAATATGTGAGGTGAATGAGGACAGATGTTGTCAGTAACCCTTTTTATAGATTAGTATTAAACACACTTCAAGATCCCTTTCACCTCTTAGCACTATCAGCTCGGACGAGGCACTCGACAGAAGCTGCTGGGTACTGATTGCTCCAGAAGTTCGGAAAGGAAGGTCACTCCAAGAGGTAGGGAATAGATCAACTCGGAGTTACACTGTGGCCAATTGGGTTTTGCCTTCTGCTTCCTAGGTAGTGAGCAATGGGCGACTGGAGTTTCCTGGGAAACATCTTGGAAGAGGTGAATGAGCACTCCACTGTCATTGGCAGAGTCTGGCTCACAGTGCTTTTCATCTTTCGCATCCTCATCCTTGGCACGGCAGCCGAGTTTGTGTGGGGCGATGAGCAATCTGATTTTGTATGCAACACCCAGCAGCCAGGCTGCGAGAATGTCTGCTACGATGAGGCCTTTCCCATCTCGCACATCCGCCTCTGGGTCCTGCAGATCATCTTCGTCTCCACTCCATCGCTGATGTACGTGGGGCACGCGGTACACCACGTTCGCATGGAGGAGAAGCGAAAGGACCGTGAAGCCGAGGAGCTCTGTCAGCAGTCCCGCAGCAACGGGGGTGAGAGGGTACCAATCGCCCCAGACCAGGCCAGCatcaggaagagcagcagcagtagcaaagGCACCAAGAAGTTCCGGCTGGAGGGCACGCTGCTAAGGACCTATGTCTGCCACATCATCTTCAAGACCCTCTTTGAGGTGGGCTTCATCGTGGGCCATTACTTCCTGTATGGTTTCCGCATCCTGCCCCTGTATCGCTGCAGCCGGTGGCCCTGCCCCAATGTGGTGGACTGCTTTGTGTCCCGGCCTACTGAGAAAACCATCTTCATCCTCTTCATGTTGTCGGTCGCTTTTGTGTCCCTGTTCCTCAACATCATGGAGATGAGCCACCTGGGCATGAAGGGAATCCGGTCTGCCTTCAAGAGGCCTGTAGAGCAACCCCTGGGGGAGATTGCTGAGAAGTCCCTCCACTCCATTGCAGTGTCCTCCATCCAGAAAGCCAAGGGCTACCAGCTCCTAGAAGAAGAGAAGATCGTATCACACTATTTCCCTTTGACAGAGGTTGGAATGGTGGAGACCAGCCCCCTTTCCGCCAAGCCATTTAGTCAGTTTGAGGAGAAGATCAGCACGGGACCCCTGGCAGATATGTCACGGGGTTACCAAGAAACGCTGCCATCTTACGCTCAGGTGGGGGCCCAGGAAGTGGAGCGGGAAGAGCAGCCTGTAGAGGAGGCGGTGGAGCCGGAAGTGGGAGAGAAGAAGCAAGAGGCAGAGAAGGTGGCCCCGGAAGGGCAGGAGACAGTCGCAGTGCCAGACGGGGAGAAAGTAGAGACCCCTGGAGTAGAGAAGGACGACGAGAAAGAAGAGCTGCAACCTGAAAAGGTAACCAAGCAGGGGCTGTCTGCCGAGAAGGCGCCTTCACTCTGTCCGGAGCTGACCACCGATGACAATCGGCCCCTGAGCCGGCTGAGCAAAGCCAGCAGCAGGGCCAGGTCGGATGACCTCACCATATGACCCGGCGCAGAAGAGAGACACCCCACCTCCAGCCAATGCAGACCAACATAAACCCAGCTGGTGCCGATATGCGTTGAGTCTTCTGTGTCCCTCAGTCCACCCCCATCCCTGGTTGGATAGATGCTGTTCTAGAACAATGCACGCCTTACGACTAGGGGGCTGCCCTTCCCACCTGTATGGGCTGTCAAGGTAAACCCGCTGTCCTAGTGAAGTTCCTAATTTCATGCCGGCCCTGCTCTTCTATCCCAACTGCtattgggaagggggtggggggtttTGCTTTCCTCCTCCATTCTCCATGGAAACCTATCAGGTCAGAGTCATGATTACCTCATAACCTTTTACTAGTCTTCTCTTGTGCTCACTAGCTCAGTGAGATTCTGTACCCCAGCACTTCCCTAGCAGGAGCTACGTATCCTACATGAGAGATCTCAAACTCAAAAGCCTACAGGACCCAGACTGGTGATTTAAATAGCTAACATGACAGCGAGACAGCAAGAGATAGGGCCGTGAGAGCTGCAGCGTGGGGACAATAGTGGGCCCCTTCCAGGCAGCGGTTTCCTTGATACCTGAacatctggg carries:
- the Gja8 gene encoding gap junction alpha-8 protein gives rise to the protein MGDWSFLGNILEEVNEHSTVIGRVWLTVLFIFRILILGTAAEFVWGDEQSDFVCNTQQPGCENVCYDEAFPISHIRLWVLQIIFVSTPSLMYVGHAVHHVRMEEKRKDREAEELCQQSRSNGGERVPIAPDQASIRKSSSSSKGTKKFRLEGTLLRTYVCHIIFKTLFEVGFIVGHYFLYGFRILPLYRCSRWPCPNVVDCFVSRPTEKTIFILFMLSVAFVSLFLNIMEMSHLGMKGIRSAFKRPVEQPLGEIAEKSLHSIAVSSIQKAKGYQLLEEEKIVSHYFPLTEVGMVETSPLSAKPFSQFEEKISTGPLADMSRGYQETLPSYAQVGAQEVEREEQPVEEAVEPEVGEKKQEAEKVAPEGQETVAVPDGEKVETPGVEKDDEKEELQPEKVTKQGLSAEKAPSLCPELTTDDNRPLSRLSKASSRARSDDLTI